One Psychrosphaera aestuarii DNA window includes the following coding sequences:
- a CDS encoding FAD-dependent oxidoreductase: MSKNIYQFVDVQRIDPKKQPLKIRQSDFIEIYKPLDSDQAAGQADRCLDCGNPYCEWKCPVHNYIPQWLELANQGKIIEAAELSHKTNSLPEVCGRVCPQDRLCEGACTLNDDFGAVTIGSIEKYITDKAFEMGWRPDISDVVKTNKRVAVIGAGPAGLACADVLVRNGVSATVYDKYDEIGGLLTYGIPAFKLEKEVMINRRRVFEEMGVEFILNSEVGKNIQMSELIEQYDAIFLAVGTYKNLQGGFANESATGVFNALPYLISNTRNVMGKGPLEIDFKGQDVVVLGGGDTAMDCVRTAIRQGASSVKCVYRRDEKSMPGSRREVKNAKEEGVQFIWNSQPLEIMIDDAGSACGVEFVKTQLGKPDANGRQRPEIINDSNFTLKADAVVIAFGFQPLNLEWLSEFNVDLTDWNTIKASANSQFAYQTSNPKIFAGGDIVRGADLVVTAIAEGRDAASGIMDMLEV; this comes from the coding sequence ATGAGCAAAAACATTTATCAATTTGTCGATGTACAGCGCATTGATCCAAAAAAACAGCCACTTAAAATTCGCCAGTCTGATTTTATCGAGATATATAAACCGCTCGATTCTGATCAAGCTGCAGGTCAAGCTGACCGTTGCTTAGATTGTGGCAATCCATACTGTGAGTGGAAATGCCCGGTTCACAATTACATACCGCAATGGCTCGAGTTAGCTAATCAAGGCAAAATTATTGAAGCGGCTGAGTTATCTCACAAAACGAACAGTTTACCTGAAGTTTGTGGCCGAGTTTGTCCACAAGACAGACTTTGTGAAGGAGCTTGTACTCTTAATGATGACTTTGGTGCCGTTACTATCGGCAGTATCGAAAAATACATCACTGACAAAGCCTTTGAAATGGGCTGGCGCCCCGATATTTCTGATGTCGTTAAAACCAATAAACGGGTCGCTGTGATTGGAGCAGGACCGGCTGGCTTAGCTTGTGCAGATGTTCTAGTGAGAAATGGAGTATCAGCCACTGTATACGATAAATATGATGAAATCGGTGGCCTACTTACCTATGGCATACCCGCGTTTAAACTTGAAAAAGAAGTCATGATTAATCGCCGTCGCGTATTTGAAGAAATGGGCGTCGAATTTATTCTTAATAGTGAAGTCGGTAAAAACATTCAGATGAGTGAATTGATTGAACAGTATGATGCTATCTTTTTAGCGGTCGGTACCTATAAAAACTTACAAGGTGGCTTTGCCAACGAGTCCGCAACCGGTGTTTTTAACGCCCTGCCATACCTTATTAGCAATACCCGCAATGTGATGGGTAAAGGTCCGCTAGAAATAGACTTTAAAGGTCAAGATGTTGTTGTACTTGGTGGTGGCGATACCGCGATGGACTGTGTTAGAACCGCGATTCGTCAAGGTGCCAGTTCAGTAAAATGTGTTTATCGTCGGGATGAGAAAAGCATGCCTGGATCACGCAGAGAAGTAAAAAATGCAAAAGAAGAAGGCGTGCAGTTTATTTGGAACTCCCAACCACTTGAAATTATGATCGATGACGCCGGCAGCGCCTGTGGCGTAGAGTTTGTCAAAACTCAGCTTGGTAAGCCAGATGCTAATGGCAGACAAAGGCCGGAAATAATTAATGACAGTAATTTTACTCTCAAGGCTGACGCCGTTGTTATTGCCTTTGGTTTCCAGCCTTTAAATTTGGAATGGCTGTCTGAGTTTAACGTTGATTTAACCGACTGGAATACCATTAAAGCCAGCGCGAATAGTCAATTTGCCTACCAAACGTCAAATCCAAAAATATTTGCGGGGGGCGATATTGTTCGCGGCGCAGATCTAGTTGTAACGGCGATTGCCGAGGGTAGAGACGCTGCGAGCGGCATTATGGATATGCTAGAAGTATAG